A genome region from Candidatus Methylomirabilota bacterium includes the following:
- a CDS encoding GNAT family N-acetyltransferase: MSHDDYPRELERDVTLKDGTELHLRPIRPEDAPRLIDFYDRLSRHSAYQRFFTVMKRLPPDWARLFATVDYRRRLALVAERGPASSPELVGVGRYEPTEDPDTVEVAFVVQDGLQGQGLGAILLHHLLDAAEARGIHRFSAYVLADNRRMLDLLTRFTDIRERHLEAGVVTLLFERRTDPPAAGHG; the protein is encoded by the coding sequence GTGAGCCACGACGACTACCCGCGCGAGTTGGAGCGTGACGTCACGCTGAAGGATGGGACGGAGCTTCACCTCCGCCCCATACGTCCCGAAGACGCGCCGCGCCTTATCGACTTCTACGACCGGTTGAGCCGCCACAGCGCCTACCAGCGCTTTTTCACCGTCATGAAGCGCCTGCCGCCTGACTGGGCGCGCCTCTTCGCCACCGTGGACTACCGGCGCCGCCTGGCGCTCGTGGCGGAGCGCGGGCCCGCCTCTTCCCCGGAGCTGGTCGGCGTGGGCCGTTACGAGCCCACCGAGGACCCCGACACGGTCGAGGTCGCCTTCGTGGTCCAGGACGGCCTCCAGGGCCAGGGCCTTGGCGCGATCCTCCTGCACCACCTGCTCGACGCCGCCGAGGCGCGGGGCATCCACCGCTTCTCCGCCTACGTGCTCGCCGACAACAGGCGCATGCTCGACCTGCTCACTCGCTTCACCGACATCCGCGAGCGACACCTCGAGGCGGGCGTGGTCACCCTGCTCTTCGAGCGCCGCACGGACCCGCCGGCCGCCGGTCACGGGTAG
- a CDS encoding HPF/RaiA family ribosome-associated protein, producing MVIDIQGVEKDTALRARAAKVVGAALEHIKLAPIRAKVTFFDDNGPKGGLGMRCAMDVRLPYRPAIRVEQVAETTRLAFDGAFAALERKLERYRERDRDIKRRPKKYFVAKRLLAGGLQTPTKSRRVRRRKEL from the coding sequence ATGGTCATCGACATCCAGGGAGTGGAGAAGGACACGGCGCTGCGCGCCCGGGCGGCCAAGGTGGTCGGCGCGGCGCTCGAGCACATCAAGCTGGCGCCCATCCGGGCGAAGGTCACGTTCTTCGACGACAACGGCCCCAAGGGCGGGCTGGGCATGCGCTGCGCGATGGACGTGCGGCTGCCCTATCGCCCGGCGATCCGCGTCGAGCAGGTGGCCGAAACGACGCGGCTCGCCTTTGACGGCGCCTTCGCCGCGCTCGAGCGCAAGTTGGAGCGTTACCGCGAGCGTGACCGTGACATCAAGCGGCGTCCGAAGAAGTACTTCGTCGCCAAGCGTCTGCTGGCAGGCGGGCTTCAGACGCCGACCAAGTCCAGGCGCGTCAGACGGCGGAAGGAGCTCTAG
- a CDS encoding cbb3-type cytochrome c oxidase subunit I produces MTPLVRRYIKTSFVFLLAGLILGGWIIVAEFLAGRYPPRLFITAHVHLLLVGFMLMMVMGVATWMFPRPAKDDTRYRPELAEAVYWVMAVSTAVRAAAELWAGLSPAPALRLAIAAGGLGQVAGTLLFVVNMWRRVRMPPAAAQH; encoded by the coding sequence GTGACGCCGCTGGTGCGCCGCTACATCAAGACGAGCTTCGTCTTCCTCCTGGCCGGCCTCATCCTGGGCGGCTGGATCATCGTCGCGGAGTTTCTTGCAGGCCGCTACCCGCCCAGGCTCTTCATCACCGCCCACGTCCACCTGCTTCTCGTGGGCTTCATGCTGATGATGGTCATGGGCGTGGCGACGTGGATGTTCCCGCGACCGGCCAAGGACGACACGCGCTACCGGCCGGAGCTGGCGGAAGCGGTTTACTGGGTGATGGCCGTCTCCACCGCGGTGCGCGCCGCGGCCGAGCTGTGGGCGGGGCTCTCACCCGCCCCCGCGCTCCGGCTCGCGATCGCCGCCGGAGGCCTCGGCCAGGTGGCGGGCACGCTGCTCTTCGTCGTCAATATGTGGCGCCGCGTCCGCATGCCCCCCGCCGCAGCCCAGCACTGA
- a CDS encoding Crp/Fnr family transcriptional regulator yields MPTGERVTALKSNPVFAGLPAKELEALAGAAREDTYRAREFVFMEGDPARWLCVVASGRVKIVRHSSAGKDVVLELLGPGEIFGGVAVIEKRPYPAAAQALEPTTVLKIPADALIAASERHPVVIKEMALMIGRRLREAHDSVKSLSVDPVEARLAATLLRLAERDGARTKAGLALPFHLTRQSLADMTGTTVETAIRSVSRWLKTGLVIDEGGRLVIVDKTALADIAAGEPGD; encoded by the coding sequence ATGCCCACGGGCGAGCGGGTGACGGCGCTCAAGTCCAACCCGGTTTTCGCCGGGCTGCCGGCCAAGGAGCTCGAGGCCCTGGCCGGCGCAGCCCGCGAGGACACATACCGGGCGCGCGAGTTTGTCTTCATGGAGGGCGACCCGGCGCGCTGGCTCTGCGTGGTCGCGTCGGGGCGCGTGAAGATCGTGAGGCACTCGAGCGCGGGCAAGGACGTCGTGCTCGAGCTCTTGGGCCCCGGAGAGATCTTCGGCGGCGTCGCCGTCATCGAAAAGCGCCCGTATCCCGCCGCCGCCCAGGCCCTCGAGCCCACCACCGTGCTCAAGATCCCGGCCGACGCATTGATCGCCGCGAGCGAGCGACACCCGGTCGTGATCAAGGAAATGGCGCTCATGATCGGGCGCAGGCTGCGCGAAGCCCACGACTCGGTCAAGTCGTTGTCCGTGGACCCTGTCGAGGCGCGGCTGGCCGCGACGCTCCTCCGGCTGGCCGAGCGCGACGGCGCGCGCACCAAGGCCGGGCTGGCCCTGCCCTTCCATCTCACGCGGCAGAGCCTCGCCGACATGACGGGCACCACGGTGGAGACCGCCATCCGCAGCGTGAGCCGCTGGCTCAAGACGGGGCTCGTCATCGACGAGGGCGGCCGCCTCGTCATCGTCGACAAGACGGCGCTCGCCGACATCGCGGCGGGCGAGCCCGGGGACTGA
- a CDS encoding DUF542 domain-containing protein, translated as MAHECSCHAQSPATAQAAGAPVNADLTVGDVAHHYAGALDIMKEMGINHCCGAHLTLREAAASAGVPLEALLDALNRPAAVKA; from the coding sequence ATGGCTCACGAATGCAGCTGCCACGCTCAGTCGCCCGCGACGGCTCAAGCCGCGGGCGCGCCCGTCAACGCCGATCTCACGGTGGGTGACGTCGCCCACCACTACGCCGGAGCGCTCGACATCATGAAGGAGATGGGGATCAACCACTGCTGCGGAGCGCACCTGACGCTGCGCGAGGCCGCCGCCTCGGCAGGCGTCCCGCTCGAGGCGCTGCTGGATGCGCTCAACCGGCCGGCGGCCGTGAAGGCGTAA